One Aquisediminimonas profunda genomic region harbors:
- a CDS encoding VOC family protein encodes MTSHRPFHLAFPVHDLGAARDFYAGVLGCREGRASEEWIDFDLYGNQITVHLVPGAAGDAAVKKVDGHGVPIPHFGVVLTMPDWHALRERIEAAGIVFGVAPHIRWAGKPGEQATMFFRDQSGNALEFKAFGDDSAIFAT; translated from the coding sequence ATGACCAGCCACCGCCCGTTTCATCTTGCCTTTCCCGTTCATGACCTTGGAGCGGCCCGGGACTTTTATGCTGGCGTGCTGGGCTGCCGCGAAGGCCGTGCTTCGGAGGAATGGATCGATTTTGATCTTTACGGGAACCAGATCACTGTCCACCTCGTGCCGGGTGCCGCAGGAGATGCCGCAGTCAAAAAGGTCGACGGGCATGGCGTACCGATCCCGCATTTCGGCGTTGTTCTGACAATGCCTGACTGGCATGCGCTTCGTGAGCGGATCGAAGCCGCCGGTATTGTGTTCGGTGTCGCCCCGCACATCCGCTGGGCAGGGAAACCCGGCGAACAGGCAACGATGTTCTTTCGCGACCAAAGCGGCAATGCGCTGGAATTCAAGGCATTTGGGGACGACAGCGCGATTTTTGCAACCTGA
- a CDS encoding PQQ-dependent sugar dehydrogenase yields MTWKSHLRNAAIIVVLLLAGAYWYLSSPDKARVALEDMQGQTPKLTTPRRENFPTINIAKVVGWPDGAKPVAASGLKVAAFAEKLDHPRWLLELPNGDILAAESWAPKRPSQGIGDKIARNIMSKADGIETSPDRITLLRDVNGDGVAEFRSVFLEGLHSPFGMALVGNTLYVANTDAVLAFPYKAGETKITAKGTKILDLPSSPPNNHWARNVVAAPDGQSLYITVGSNSNIAEGGMEKEKDRALIRQYDLKTGQSLVYAYGLRNPNGLAFNPKSGTLWTVVNERDMLGSDGPPDYLTTVDFGTFYGWPFFYWGGIQDQRVPQLRLDLQQYTKRPDYALGPHVAALGLAFNSGTALGARFSNGAFIGMHGSWNRYPAAGYKVVYVPFNERGFPTGEKPVDVLTGFLNVKGQAQGRPVGVIVDKKGALLVADDAGNRIWRVTAG; encoded by the coding sequence ATGACCTGGAAGTCCCATCTTCGTAACGCTGCAATCATCGTCGTCCTGCTGCTGGCGGGGGCCTATTGGTATCTTTCCAGCCCTGACAAGGCACGTGTCGCGCTCGAAGACATGCAAGGGCAAACCCCGAAGCTGACGACGCCGCGCCGCGAGAATTTCCCGACGATCAACATCGCAAAGGTCGTCGGATGGCCGGACGGAGCGAAGCCTGTCGCGGCATCAGGCCTGAAGGTTGCCGCCTTTGCCGAAAAGCTTGATCATCCGCGCTGGCTTCTGGAATTGCCCAATGGCGATATCCTCGCGGCCGAGAGTTGGGCGCCGAAAAGGCCATCCCAAGGCATTGGGGACAAGATCGCCCGCAACATCATGTCGAAGGCCGATGGCATTGAGACTTCTCCCGATCGCATCACGCTCTTGCGTGATGTGAATGGGGATGGCGTCGCCGAATTCCGCTCGGTCTTCCTCGAAGGCCTGCACTCACCTTTCGGCATGGCGCTGGTGGGTAATACTTTATACGTCGCCAATACGGACGCCGTGTTGGCCTTCCCTTACAAGGCCGGCGAAACCAAGATCACGGCAAAAGGCACCAAGATCCTCGATTTGCCATCAAGCCCGCCCAACAATCACTGGGCCCGCAACGTGGTTGCGGCGCCTGACGGCCAGTCGCTTTACATAACCGTCGGGTCGAACAGCAATATCGCGGAAGGCGGCATGGAAAAGGAGAAGGATCGCGCGCTCATCCGGCAATATGACCTGAAGACAGGACAATCCCTTGTCTATGCCTATGGCCTGCGCAATCCGAACGGACTTGCCTTCAATCCGAAGTCCGGCACCTTGTGGACGGTCGTGAACGAACGTGACATGCTGGGGAGTGATGGCCCGCCCGATTATCTGACGACGGTCGATTTCGGGACTTTCTATGGTTGGCCCTTCTTCTACTGGGGTGGCATTCAGGACCAGCGGGTTCCGCAGCTTCGCCTTGACCTGCAGCAATATACCAAACGTCCCGACTACGCGCTTGGACCGCACGTGGCAGCCCTTGGCCTTGCCTTCAATTCAGGAACGGCCCTCGGAGCCCGCTTTTCCAATGGCGCCTTCATCGGCATGCACGGGTCATGGAATCGCTACCCGGCTGCTGGCTACAAGGTCGTCTATGTTCCCTTCAATGAGCGAGGGTTTCCGACAGGCGAAAAGCCAGTGGACGTCCTGACCGGCTTTCTCAATGTCAAAGGACAGGCGCAGGGCCGCCCGGTCGGCGTGATTGTCGACAAGAAGGGAGCACTTCTCGTTGCCGACGATGCAGGAAACAGGATCTGGCGCGTGACCGCAGGTTAA
- the lnt gene encoding apolipoprotein N-acyltransferase, whose amino-acid sequence MNHIPKSVALGAGLVSALGFAPLDWWPLTLMCLALLLHLVSEASNLRGAMARGYWFGVGHFVVGLNWIAGAFQYQDAMPKWLGWIAVVLLSLYLAVYPAMASGLAWRWGRKSQAGFPLVFAAAWIVTEYLRATMFTGFAWNPMGVALIKLGALPHLSGTVGTYGLSGMAVLTAGAALALARQRWGFGLLILVPVAVLSSIPKTISQTRAVVAPISPLIRVVQPNIGQQDKHEKAFDKVNFEKLASLTGAAGRTPRLILWPEAAVPDFLEEEEWARERLARLMGPNDMLVTGGVALVEDREGYVVGARNSSFVLTPSADIIARYDKAHLVPYGEYLPMRPVLSAIGLSRLVPGDLDFWPGPGPQTTSVPGFGRMGVQICYEIIFSGHVIDRNNRPDFLFNPSNDAWFGSWGPPQHLAQARLRAIEEGVPIVRSTPTGISAVIAADGNLLHHLPYRRAGYIETRLPAARPPTLFARFGNILSLGFAFFLGALGIALGRFNR is encoded by the coding sequence GTGAATCATATTCCCAAATCGGTTGCGCTTGGGGCCGGGCTCGTTTCCGCGCTTGGCTTTGCACCGCTCGACTGGTGGCCGCTGACACTCATGTGTCTGGCCCTGCTGTTGCATCTCGTCTCCGAAGCCTCAAACTTGCGCGGCGCAATGGCGCGGGGATACTGGTTCGGTGTCGGGCATTTCGTGGTTGGCCTCAACTGGATTGCTGGGGCATTCCAATATCAGGATGCCATGCCGAAGTGGCTCGGCTGGATCGCGGTCGTTCTGCTGTCGCTGTATTTGGCAGTCTATCCGGCCATGGCTTCGGGTCTTGCGTGGCGTTGGGGCCGGAAATCCCAAGCGGGCTTTCCCTTAGTCTTCGCCGCTGCGTGGATTGTTACGGAATATCTGCGCGCCACAATGTTTACCGGCTTTGCCTGGAATCCAATGGGCGTAGCGCTGATTAAACTTGGTGCCCTGCCGCATCTTTCGGGGACGGTCGGAACATATGGCCTTTCAGGGATGGCCGTTTTGACGGCGGGCGCAGCTCTGGCTTTAGCGAGGCAGCGTTGGGGCTTTGGTCTCCTCATTCTAGTCCCTGTGGCAGTGCTCTCATCCATTCCCAAAACGATTTCCCAGACTAGGGCGGTCGTTGCGCCAATTTCACCCCTCATCCGTGTCGTCCAGCCAAACATCGGCCAGCAAGACAAGCATGAAAAAGCGTTCGACAAGGTCAATTTCGAAAAGCTTGCCAGCCTTACCGGCGCGGCCGGCCGCACGCCGCGCCTGATCCTCTGGCCCGAAGCAGCCGTGCCCGACTTCCTTGAGGAAGAGGAATGGGCGCGCGAACGGCTTGCGCGGCTGATGGGGCCGAATGACATGTTGGTGACCGGTGGCGTTGCGCTGGTCGAGGACAGAGAAGGCTATGTTGTCGGGGCGCGAAACAGCAGCTTTGTCCTGACGCCCAGTGCGGACATCATCGCACGCTATGACAAGGCCCACCTCGTCCCCTACGGAGAGTATCTTCCGATGCGGCCGGTCCTTTCGGCAATCGGTCTTTCGCGCCTCGTTCCCGGCGATCTCGATTTCTGGCCAGGCCCCGGGCCGCAAACCACCAGCGTGCCAGGCTTTGGGCGGATGGGTGTCCAGATTTGCTATGAGATCATATTCTCGGGCCATGTGATTGACAGAAACAACCGACCTGATTTCCTCTTCAACCCATCAAATGATGCATGGTTCGGCTCTTGGGGTCCGCCGCAGCACTTGGCACAAGCGCGGCTGCGGGCAATCGAGGAGGGAGTTCCAATCGTCCGCTCAACGCCCACAGGGATTTCCGCCGTGATTGCTGCCGATGGCAACCTGCTTCACCACTTGCCGTACCGCCGGGCCGGTTACATCGAAACGCGCCTGCCTGCAGCACGTCCGCCCACACTTTTTGCACGGTTTGGAAACATTCTCTCGTTAGGGTTCGCTTTTTTCTTGGGGGCCTTGGGAATTGCTCTTGGTCGATTCAATCGCTAA